GTCTTTGGGGGGCTTACAAAACAGGAGAACTGCTTTACCCCCCTGACACACATATATTAAGATTTGCAAAAAATTTTGGTATTATTTCTTCTGAGGCTAACAGCCACCGAAATGCCCGTTTAATAACGGATTACTTCAAAACTATAGATAAGCGTGATCCGGTTAAATATGATTTTGCCATTACCAGACTTGGTATGTTGAACTCGTGTAAATTTAAGAGATCTGTCAGCTGTGAAGTGTGCGGCTTGAAAAATGGGTGCCTTTTTAATTGACAAATATTCATAAAACTATATATTAGTTTTCACAAAAAAAGGAGGTTGCAATGTCGTTAGTATTCACTGAAGAGAATTTTCAAAAGGAAGTATTGGAAAGCGATATTCCTGTTGTAGTGGATTTCTGGGCTGTATGGTGCGGACCTTGTAAAATGCTGGCTCCTACACTTGATCAGGTTTCTGCCGAATTTGAAGGGAAGGCAAAAGTAGGCAAGGTCAATGTTGATGAAAATCAGCAGCTTGCTGCACAGTATGGCATTATGAGTATACCCACGGTTATGATATTCAAAGACGGCAAAGTTGTTGAGCAGTTTATAGGCGTGCAACCAAAAGGCGTCTATGTTGATGCCCTGCAAAAACATCTGTAAGTAAAAGAGGTACGACGGATGCCGATTTTTGAGTATAAATGCCAAGGTTGTGGACAGGAATTCAGCAAGCTTGTATTTAAACTTTCAGAAGAGATAAAGTGCCCGGAATGCGGGGCTACTGATGTGAAAAAGAAGATTTCAGCTTTTTCATCCTCTTCCGAAAATTCTTCAAGCGGCTCATCCTGTGGCGCAGGTTCGGGATTTACCTGAGCTTAAGAAAATTATCTGCCAGGCTGGCGGGTTAATTTAATAGTAAACGTTTAATAAACCCCCGTAACATAAAGCGGGGGTTTATTATGATTTAAGCAATGTTTCTTTAATTTCTTTACCAGGCTTAAAATATGGAACTTTCTTCGGCGGAACTTTAACCTGTTCTCCGGTTTTGGGGTTTCTTCCGATTTTTGATTTTTTGTCCCTGACTTTAAAGCTGCCGAATCCTCTTATTTCGACTTTATCACCGTTGCCCAAGGCATCCTTTATGTTGCTGAATACATTGTTAACAATGTACTCAATATTCTTTTTTGTCAGATTGGGGTTCTCGGCAACAATTTTTTCGATAAGTTGAGATTTGGTCATAAAAACCTCCCTGTAGATTCTTAAAACATAAAAATATTTTTACTTTTAAACTCAAAAATATTATAACTTACTATCTTTTAATAGTAAAGTTAATTTAACGGATTTAGGAATATTATGAATAACTTTTTATCCAAACTTGTGAAATCAAGTTCCGGCGTGCTTACTAGCAGGATTCTCGGCTTGGTTCGGGATGTTGCAATTGCCGCTTTTTTCGGTTCATCAAAATTTACGGATGCTTTTTTTATGGCTTATGCTATACCGAACCTCTTTCGTGCTCTGTTTGCAGAGGGGGCTCTTTCTTCTGCTTTTGTTCCGATAATGAGTGATAAGATGCATAGAAGCCCTGATAATGCATACAAATATTTAACCGATCTTATATTGGTGCTTACGTTTTTTACTTTGAGTATTACCGCAGTTTTTATAATATTTTCCGATTATGCAGTTCTGCTGTTTATACCCGGTTATCTGAATGATCCTGAAGTAATTGCTGCTGCATCACATATGCTCAGGATTGTGATGCCTTATCTTGTCATCGTGAGTATATGCGGGCTGCTTTCCGGGTATCTGCATGTGATAGGCAGTTATTATATTCCGTTATCCTCAACTGCAGTTTTGAATGTTTCTATGATTGTATCGGCTTTTCTGGGAGGGTATTTCGGCGGCAGCGTGACTTATCTGGCATGGGGTGCATTGATCGGGGGAGTTTTACAGCTGATTTATATACTCATTTACTCTCTCATCAAAGGTTTTCGTATAAACCGAAAAAACCGCATAGACAAAATGGTGAAGAAAACTTTCAAGTTGATAATTCCGTCAATAGGCGGTGTTGGCATAAATCAGCTTAATTTTACCATTGGAAGAATAATTGCCTCTTTTCTTTCAACGGGCAGTATTTCATATCTGTACTATGCAAGCAGGCTTTTTCAGTTTCCACTCGGTGTTTTTTCGATAGCGTTCAGTACCGTTTCACTTTCGGAAATCAGCAATTCCTACAGCAGAAATGACCTTAACAATGTTAATAAACTTATAGACAAATCTGTGCTGGCTATAATTATGGTTATTGTACCTGCATCGCTGGGAATGTTTTTCCTTTCAAATGAAATTTGCAGTCTTATTTTCGAGTACAAAATCTTTTCGTCAAAAGATACATTTGCCACGGCATCTGCTTTGCGAATGTATACGATTGGACTTATCTGCTATTCTTTTGTAAATTTGTTCACAAGGGTTTACCACTCTGTTAAAGACACGCTTACTCCTGTTAAATTTGCTTTTGTAAGTTTTCTTGCCAATATAGCTTTTATTCTGATATTTATAAATTTTATGGGGCACTCCGGTATAGCTTTGGCATCCAGTATCAGCGCGGGTATTAATGCAGTTTTGCTCTATACAGGTATTAAATATTATACTTTCAGTATAAAAAAATACAAAAGAACTGTTCTGAAAATTTTCACATCAAGTCTTCTCATGCTGATTTTCCTTTTATCCTTGAAGAATGCGGGCATCCATGTTTTAATTATCATCGGATTGAGTGTTTGCGTGTATTTTCTCAGTCTTTATATGTTTCGAGTGTCTATCCGGCAGGTGTTGAAATGATTTGTTGTGTCCAGCGTGTTGACAGTGCAGCGGTTAATATCAATGCAGAAGAGGAAAGG
The nucleotide sequence above comes from Flexistipes sp.. Encoded proteins:
- the trxA gene encoding thioredoxin codes for the protein MSLVFTEENFQKEVLESDIPVVVDFWAVWCGPCKMLAPTLDQVSAEFEGKAKVGKVNVDENQQLAAQYGIMSIPTVMIFKDGKVVEQFIGVQPKGVYVDALQKHL
- a CDS encoding FmdB family zinc ribbon protein, with protein sequence MPIFEYKCQGCGQEFSKLVFKLSEEIKCPECGATDVKKKISAFSSSSENSSSGSSCGAGSGFT
- a CDS encoding integration host factor subunit beta, which encodes MTKSQLIEKIVAENPNLTKKNIEYIVNNVFSNIKDALGNGDKVEIRGFGSFKVRDKKSKIGRNPKTGEQVKVPPKKVPYFKPGKEIKETLLKS
- the murJ gene encoding murein biosynthesis integral membrane protein MurJ, with product MNNFLSKLVKSSSGVLTSRILGLVRDVAIAAFFGSSKFTDAFFMAYAIPNLFRALFAEGALSSAFVPIMSDKMHRSPDNAYKYLTDLILVLTFFTLSITAVFIIFSDYAVLLFIPGYLNDPEVIAAASHMLRIVMPYLVIVSICGLLSGYLHVIGSYYIPLSSTAVLNVSMIVSAFLGGYFGGSVTYLAWGALIGGVLQLIYILIYSLIKGFRINRKNRIDKMVKKTFKLIIPSIGGVGINQLNFTIGRIIASFLSTGSISYLYYASRLFQFPLGVFSIAFSTVSLSEISNSYSRNDLNNVNKLIDKSVLAIIMVIVPASLGMFFLSNEICSLIFEYKIFSSKDTFATASALRMYTIGLICYSFVNLFTRVYHSVKDTLTPVKFAFVSFLANIAFILIFINFMGHSGIALASSISAGINAVLLYTGIKYYTFSIKKYKRTVLKIFTSSLLMLIFLLSLKNAGIHVLIIIGLSVCVYFLSLYMFRVSIRQVLK